One part of the Arachidicoccus terrestris genome encodes these proteins:
- the tyrS gene encoding tyrosine--tRNA ligase: MNLIQELSWRGMIQDIMPGTEEQLLKEKISGYIGFDPTADSLHIGSLVPILLLVHLQKAGHKPYALVGGATGMIGDPSGKSDERNLLNEDQLTKNVEGIKNQLSKFLNFNENDENSAVLVNNYDWFKTISFIEFLRDTGKHITVNYMMAKDSVKKRFTGDTGISYTEFAYQLMQGYDFYHLFKEKGLKLQMGGSDQWGNITTGTELIRRKAGGEAFAFTCPLIKKADGTKFGKTEQGNVWLDPEKTTPYQFYQFWLNSTDEDAKNWIKIFTFLNEAEVDELLSQHEQKPEDRILQKKLAEEITKFVHGDEALTSALEVTKKLFNNQHAPVDSLSVEDLENMEGVQKVNFSKEIFNTEPDVVSFLAETKVFPSKGEARKMIQGGGVSINRQKVTDIQHKVTAEQLLHNKYLLVQKGKKNYYLIEIA, translated from the coding sequence ATGAATTTAATACAAGAGCTAAGTTGGAGAGGCATGATCCAGGATATCATGCCGGGAACAGAGGAACAATTATTAAAGGAAAAGATCTCTGGCTACATCGGATTCGATCCAACCGCTGACAGCCTGCATATCGGCAGTCTGGTCCCTATATTATTATTAGTTCATTTACAGAAAGCCGGCCATAAACCCTATGCACTCGTAGGAGGTGCCACCGGTATGATCGGCGATCCCAGCGGCAAAAGTGATGAAAGGAATCTTCTAAACGAAGATCAACTGACAAAGAACGTGGAAGGTATTAAAAATCAATTGTCTAAATTTCTGAATTTCAATGAAAACGACGAAAACAGCGCTGTACTGGTCAATAATTATGATTGGTTCAAAACGATTTCTTTCATTGAATTTCTGCGTGATACCGGCAAGCATATCACTGTCAACTACATGATGGCCAAAGATAGTGTCAAAAAACGCTTTACCGGTGACACAGGCATCTCTTACACAGAATTTGCCTATCAGTTAATGCAAGGCTATGATTTTTACCATCTTTTCAAAGAGAAAGGCCTGAAGCTACAAATGGGCGGCAGCGACCAGTGGGGTAATATTACGACCGGTACGGAACTGATTCGCCGTAAAGCCGGCGGAGAGGCATTCGCCTTTACATGCCCGCTTATTAAAAAAGCAGACGGCACAAAGTTCGGCAAAACGGAACAGGGGAATGTATGGCTGGATCCAGAGAAAACGACTCCTTACCAGTTCTACCAGTTCTGGCTAAATAGTACAGATGAAGATGCAAAAAACTGGATCAAGATCTTTACGTTTCTGAACGAAGCCGAAGTCGATGAATTGTTGTCTCAACATGAGCAAAAACCTGAAGACAGAATCTTACAGAAAAAACTGGCGGAAGAAATTACCAAATTTGTGCATGGAGACGAAGCGCTGACATCCGCACTTGAAGTCACCAAAAAGCTGTTCAATAATCAGCACGCCCCCGTGGACTCGCTATCTGTCGAAGACTTGGAAAATATGGAAGGCGTCCAGAAAGTAAACTTTTCCAAAGAGATATTCAATACAGAACCGGATGTTGTCAGCTTTTTAGCGGAAACTAAAGTTTTCCCCAGTAAAGGGGAAGCCCGTAAAATGATTCAGGGCGGCGGCGTAAGCATCAACCGTCAGAAAGTAACAGATATCCAGCACAAAGTAACGGCAGAACAATTACTGCATAATAAATACCTGCTGGTACAAAAAGGTAAAAAGAATTACTACCTCATCGAGATCGCCTGA